The following proteins come from a genomic window of Candidatus Blochmanniella vafra str. BVAF:
- a CDS encoding phosphatidate cytidylyltransferase — MLRSRIISTFVLIPVVIYLLFFSSKIQFSLLLFTMCAISAWEWGKLMNFSFKIYCIWMCMMCSLLYITMTVIISNYSYLDHYWFILFIFFSFIMVWWMFMFCIVVFYPYFSIYWDKFNILRFLFGIFMILPFFLGVLILYGFDFFHHNINGKWWLLYILVLVWINDSSAYIIGRTIGKYKLLQCVSPNKTWEGCVGGILTSTGIAWLLCHYIMENIDYNCLYIIFICFIGTIFFSIIGDLTESMFKRASGIKDVSNLVPGHGGMLDRIDSLLAAVPSFIVFLLLFTHINIIST; from the coding sequence GTGTTACGTAGCCGTATAATTAGTACGTTTGTATTGATTCCTGTTGTTATTTATCTATTGTTTTTTTCTTCTAAAATACAATTTTCATTACTATTATTTACCATGTGTGCAATTAGTGCATGGGAATGGGGAAAACTAATGAATTTTTCCTTTAAAATATACTGTATATGGATGTGTATGATGTGCAGTTTATTATATATTACTATGACTGTAATTATATCAAATTATTCATATCTTGATCATTATTGGTTTATTTTATTTATTTTTTTCAGTTTTATTATGGTGTGGTGGATGTTTATGTTTTGTATAGTAGTATTTTATCCTTATTTTTCTATATATTGGGATAAATTTAATATATTACGTTTTTTATTTGGAATATTTATGATTCTACCTTTCTTTTTAGGAGTATTAATATTATATGGATTTGATTTTTTTCATCATAATATCAATGGGAAATGGTGGTTATTATATATTTTAGTATTAGTTTGGATTAACGATTCTAGTGCGTATATCATTGGTCGAACAATAGGAAAGTATAAATTATTGCAATGTGTATCTCCTAACAAAACTTGGGAAGGATGTGTTGGAGGAATATTAACTTCTACAGGAATAGCTTGGTTATTATGTCACTATATAATGGAAAACATTGATTATAATTGTTTGTATATAATTTTTATTTGTTTTATAGGTACTATTTTTTTTTCTATAATAGGTGATTTGACCGAGAGTATGTTTAAACGGGCATCTGGTATCAAAGATGTTAGTAATTTAGTACCTGGCCATGGAGGCATGTTAGATAGAATAGATAGTTTGCTTGCTGCAGTTCCTAGTTTTATTGTTTTTTTATTATTATTCACACATATCAATATTATTTCAACGTAA